A genomic window from Flavobacterium phycosphaerae includes:
- a CDS encoding TolC family protein, with product MKKIKINSFLLFFVLLFGATVSAQVKKWTIQECVEYALKNNISIKQSELDARTTDIDKKLAIGNFLPSLNAGASHSWNIGLNQNITTGLLENQTIQYTSASLNSDITIYNGLQNQNRLRRAKLSQLAAQYQLTKMQDDISLYVANAYLDILFNRENLKVQQAQLTNDEKQLVRSQELVDAGVVPRGDLLDMKATVAADKQKTVAAENSLLISRLSLAQLLNLEDFQNFDIADVDMEAKPSAVMAETPEAIVEKANQVRVEIKIAQSNLDIAEKDIKIARGAMQPTLTGFYSFSTRASYSDRVTGATIDAASPTSIIGQVEGTGQNVLQPNYLPVFSKAAPVFEQFSDNKGHNFGLQLNVPIFNGFSARGNVEKSKVNYEKTKNAFTQAKLDLETNVYKAITDAKGALNTYEASLTTAEARQEAFNYAKEKYAVGMMNAFDFNQSQTLYTTAQSDVIRAKYDYIFKMKVVELYFGIPIIQKQ from the coding sequence ATGAAAAAAATAAAAATAAACTCCTTTTTACTCTTTTTTGTTTTGCTCTTTGGAGCCACTGTTTCAGCTCAAGTCAAGAAATGGACCATACAGGAATGTGTGGAATATGCCCTCAAAAATAATATCTCCATCAAACAATCGGAACTGGATGCCAGAACTACCGATATTGATAAAAAACTAGCCATTGGAAATTTTTTACCGAGTTTAAATGCCGGTGCTTCTCACTCTTGGAATATCGGTTTAAATCAAAACATCACTACCGGTTTATTAGAGAATCAAACGATTCAATATACTTCAGCCAGTCTGAATTCGGACATTACTATCTATAACGGTTTGCAAAATCAAAACCGTTTACGAAGAGCCAAATTATCACAATTGGCGGCTCAATACCAATTGACCAAAATGCAGGATGACATCTCTTTGTATGTAGCCAATGCTTATTTGGATATCCTTTTCAATCGAGAGAATTTAAAAGTTCAGCAGGCACAATTAACTAACGACGAAAAACAATTAGTTCGTTCACAGGAATTAGTAGATGCCGGTGTGGTGCCTCGCGGAGATTTGTTAGATATGAAAGCAACCGTGGCTGCTGATAAGCAAAAAACAGTAGCGGCAGAAAACAGTTTGCTGATTTCAAGATTAAGTTTGGCGCAATTGCTGAATTTAGAAGACTTTCAAAATTTTGACATAGCCGATGTAGATATGGAAGCCAAGCCCAGTGCTGTAATGGCTGAAACTCCGGAAGCTATTGTAGAAAAAGCAAATCAGGTTCGTGTGGAAATCAAAATTGCACAAAGTAATTTAGATATAGCCGAAAAAGATATCAAAATTGCCAGAGGGGCAATGCAACCTACTTTAACCGGTTTCTACAGTTTTAGTACCAGAGCCAGTTATTCGGACAGAGTTACCGGGGCAACAATCGATGCTGCTTCGCCAACTTCTATAATCGGACAAGTGGAAGGTACGGGACAAAATGTATTGCAACCTAATTATTTACCGGTTTTCAGTAAAGCCGCTCCGGTCTTTGAACAATTCAGTGACAACAAAGGGCATAATTTCGGACTACAGTTGAATGTTCCAATTTTCAATGGTTTTTCAGCCCGAGGCAATGTGGAGAAAAGCAAAGTCAATTATGAAAAAACTAAAAATGCCTTTACCCAAGCTAAACTGGATTTAGAAACCAATGTTTACAAAGCTATCACTGATGCTAAAGGCGCTTTGAATACTTATGAAGCCTCTCTCACTACGGCAGAAGCCAGACAAGAGGCTTTTAATTATGCCAAAGAAAAATACGCTGTGGGCATGATGAATGCTTTTGATTTTAATCAATCGCAAACACTTTACACCACAGCACAATCGGATGTTATTCGTGCCAAATACGACTACATCTTTAAAATGAAAGTAGTCGAACTTTATTTTGGAATCCCAATCATTCAAAAACAATAA
- a CDS encoding DUF4403 family protein, protein MSFLKTTLSIALLAVLLNSCSTTQKIEALKPLPTDDAPMVYKTKTSFVNMPLEITLKEIENQLNKTLTGQIYDDSNLEDDKTEMKIWKTAPIKLVEKNGKIQTIIALKIWAKFKYGTDFMGLNDTREINLNGVFTVLSDVKLSNWKLSTLSKIEDFNWSESPSIVVAGRNVPITYIINPTLSIFKSKMSKKIDDAIEDSCDFKPYVLDVLEKMSTPFLTSEQYQTWFKLIPVEVYVTDAVLEKNEIKMDLGLKCNMQTMVGLKPKNTFERSAIEFKAVTKVPDKVTANVAAISTYESAAQLITSNFKGKEFAAGSRKIVVQNVGLWQRDGKIIIALDMTGSINGTIYLSGIPNYNTITKEIYFDQMDYVLNTKGLLTRTANWLLQGVILKKIQENCRYSIKTNLEEGKKSLTPYLNNFSPMKGVFVNGTMNDFEFEKVEITNKAIIAFITTTGKMSVKIDGME, encoded by the coding sequence ATGTCATTCTTAAAAACAACGTTATCTATTGCATTACTGGCTGTGCTTTTGAACAGCTGCTCTACCACTCAAAAAATCGAAGCTTTAAAACCTCTGCCCACAGATGATGCCCCAATGGTGTACAAAACCAAAACTTCGTTTGTGAATATGCCTTTGGAAATTACGCTGAAAGAAATTGAAAACCAATTAAACAAAACGCTGACCGGACAGATTTATGACGATTCCAATTTGGAAGATGATAAAACTGAAATGAAAATTTGGAAAACTGCGCCAATTAAATTGGTTGAAAAAAACGGCAAAATCCAGACGATAATTGCTTTAAAAATTTGGGCAAAATTCAAATACGGAACTGATTTCATGGGACTGAATGACACTCGAGAAATCAATTTGAACGGTGTTTTTACTGTCTTAAGCGATGTAAAATTATCAAACTGGAAACTCTCAACCCTTTCCAAAATTGAAGATTTCAACTGGTCGGAAAGCCCATCAATAGTTGTTGCCGGAAGAAACGTCCCGATTACTTATATCATCAATCCGACACTCTCTATTTTTAAATCCAAAATGTCTAAGAAAATTGACGATGCTATAGAAGATTCCTGCGATTTCAAGCCTTATGTATTAGATGTTTTAGAAAAAATGAGTACTCCGTTTTTAACCAGCGAACAATACCAAACCTGGTTCAAACTGATTCCGGTAGAAGTATATGTTACCGATGCTGTTTTAGAAAAAAATGAGATTAAAATGGATTTGGGACTCAAATGCAATATGCAAACGATGGTGGGTTTAAAACCTAAAAACACCTTTGAGAGAAGCGCCATCGAATTCAAAGCAGTAACCAAAGTTCCGGATAAAGTGACGGCAAATGTGGCGGCTATATCCACTTATGAAAGTGCGGCGCAACTAATCACTTCCAACTTCAAAGGCAAAGAATTTGCAGCGGGCAGCCGAAAAATTGTAGTGCAAAATGTAGGTTTATGGCAGCGAGACGGCAAAATTATCATAGCGCTCGACATGACCGGAAGCATTAACGGCACCATTTATCTTTCGGGGATTCCGAATTACAATACCATTACCAAAGAAATCTATTTTGACCAAATGGATTATGTTTTAAACACCAAAGGTCTATTGACTCGAACGGCCAATTGGTTGTTGCAAGGTGTGATTTTGAAAAAAATTCAGGAGAATTGTCGCTACTCTATCAAAACTAATTTGGAAGAAGGGAAGAAGAGCTTAACACCTTACTTAAATAATTTTTCACCTATGAAAGGGGTCTTTGTAAACGGAACGATGAATGATTTTGAATTCGAAAAAGTAGAAATCACCAATAAAGCCATCATTGCTTTTATAACCACTACCGGAAAAATGAGTGTGAAAATTGACGGAATGGAGTAA